The nucleotide sequence TTTGTCACGATGACACCGTTAGTTACAGATGAAGGAATCTTCAAGATTTGTTCTTGTTGCTGAGTAGAAACGGCAGATAAGTCGACCATTGTGATACCTAGAGCTGGACGTGTCACTTTTCCGTCTTTTTCCAGTTGATTGATGATATTCACTACATCGTTACTTGGAATAGCAAATCCCATTCCTTCTACGCTTACATTAGAAGTAGATTCAGAAGTACTTGCGATCTTACTTGAGTTGATACCGATAACTTGTCCTTCGATATTAACTAAAGGACCACCAGAATTTCCAGGGTTGATTGCTGCATCTGTTTGGATCGCATTGATATTGACTGTTTCGTTCGATTCATTCGTACTTGTCACTTGTCGGTTCAAGGAAGAAATGATTCCTGAAGTGACAGAATTTGCATATTCAGATCCTAGTGGGGAACCAATCGCAATCGCAGGCTCACCAACCTTCAGAGCACTTGAGTCACCAAAAGAGGCAACTGTTTCGACTTTGTCTGAATTGATCTTCAACACCGCTAAATCTGAATAAGCATCTGTTCCAACTAATTCAGCTTTTACCTTCGTACCGTCTTTCATCAAGACTTCAAGACCTTGCTGGCCATCTACTACGTGATTATTCGTGACTACATAAGCAGTATTCCCGTCTTTTTTGTAGATCACGCCGCTTCCTTCACTATAAGCTTCCAAATTACTATCATCTGAGCTGCTACTTTCTTCTTGCTGCCCGAATAGTCCGCCAAAACCGCTTGATTGGTTTTGACTTTGTAAGTTGATAACAGAAACGACAGCGTCTTGAACTTTATCTACCGCTTTGGTGATATCAGAATCTACATTGACTTTGACATTTTCCACAACTGTTTCACCGGCAGAATTCTGATTGCCGCTTGTAGCAGTAGAACTATTGTTGCCAGTGCCCATCGCTGCATAAAAAATGCCAGCTGTCAGTAGTCCTCCAACGATCCCTCCAACAAGCCCCAGACCTAACTTACGCCAGAGGCTATTATTTTTACTTTTTTTCATCTTTGGTGTCACATTTTTTCTATCCATGTGTTCCTCCTCCAATTACATTCATTTATCTACTGTTAGTATAGTCTTATTTGTTGACTTTAGTCTACTTTGAGACTGTGAACTTTTTATGAAAAACTTTAGGAAAAATCATTGTTTTCAGATGAAAATATTTGATTTTCTTTTTCCACAGATACTGTGTAAAACTACGCGGATAGGATTGGAAAAATAAGGGATAAAACATATCCACAGCCTGTGTATAAAGTGGATAAATTCTTATAAAACGTATGTTTGCCTAATGAATGTGATGAAATAAGGTAAAATAACACTGTTTTCTGTGGATAAACCTGTGGATGTTGTGCATAACTGTTGGGGAAATCTTTTTAACAAAAATAGCCAAAATAAACATATAGACGAAAAAATTGATTATAATAAACAAAGTGAGCATGAAGACCAAAGGAGAGAAAACATGAATATCAAAATTATCTCAGTAGGAAAATTAAAAGAAAAATACCTGATCCAAGGTATCAATGAGTATGTCAAACGGCTGAATGCCTATGCAAAAATCGAATTGATCGAAGTTCCTGACGAAAAAGCCCCGGAGAATTTAAGCGAAGCGCAAATGAGACAAGTAAAAGAAAAAGAAGGGGAACGGATCTTAGCGAAAATCAAAGAACAAGAATACGTCTATGCCTTAGCAATTGAAGGGAAAAATCCTACAAGTGAATCTTTTGCTAAACAAATCGACCAATTAGGTATCCAAGGAAAAAGCCACCTTGTTTTTGTTATCGGCGGCTCTTTAGGACTCAGCGAAGCCGTCATGAAAAGAAGCAATGCTCAGATCTCTTTTGGAAAAATGACGTATCCACATCAATTGATGCGTCTGATCCTTGTCGAGCAAATCTACCGTGCCTTCCGGATCAATGCGGGGGCGCCTTATCATAAGTGATGCGGTTTTTATCATTGATCCTAAAAATCTTAGCAAGACAAAAAGTACGTAAGAAAGTAAAGACTAAATACTTCGGAGGAACAAATGAATAACAATGATAGGTTATTGCGATTGCGTTATGCGATTGATTTGAAAGATACGGATTTGATTAAAGCTTTTGAGCTAGGCGGTGTACCACTGACTAAAGAAGAAGCTCAGGCGGTACTGACCAAAGTACAGGATAAGAACAAAGATAATGCAGAAAATAATGTGTATGAAAAAACCATCAACAACCAAGTTTTTGACGCATTCCTAAATGGCCTGATTCTCTTGGCGCGTGGTCCGCAAAAAGATAAGCCGATAGTAGACACGCCGCAAAAAAGCAAGGAAATCAAATATATCAACAATGTGTTGCTAAAAAAATTAAAAATCGCCTTGTCTATGACCACTGATGATATTTTAGACGTTTTTGCTGAGGCAGAAATCTATCCATCAAAAGGCGAAATCGGGGCATTTTTGAGAAAAGAAGGCCAACGAAATTTTAAGCCTTGCGGAGATAAATATATGCGTAATTTTCTCAAGGGGTTAGGAATTTATAATCGGAGAAAAGTATAAAGAAATTTCATGAGAAATCAAAACAATGGTTGTTTTGATGAGAGCTAGTTTTTGTATGAGATTAAAATATTATCTTAATCGAGGAGCTGGATTGGTTTTATGAATGATGAATATAAGAATGATGAAGATAAGATGCTTTTTGAAGAGATAGAGAATCGATGTAGGCTCAATTTTGAGCTTCGGGGAAAGATGTCTTTAATACAACAAAAAAAGTATTTAGCGAATAAATCAGAGTTTACTCTGGGACATGTTGAAAAATTAATCTCGGATTGGATTAGTAGTAGAAGCGAATTTACAAAAATAAAACAGCCGATTAAATTTGACATGAAAAAACTTTTGTTAAATAAGAGTGAGATAGGTAATAGAGATCAATATATTAGAGCTAAAGGGCAAGAAATAATTGATTCATTAGGTGAAATGAGGTCATACAATTATTTGTATGTAACACATAGAGCTGATGGAATGGTCATTACTGTGGGGAAATCTTCTTCTAATGATATTTTTTTAGATGGAGATCTTTTTTATCAACTCAATATAAATCACTTGTCTGGCACTGAAAATATAATTTTAAGGACGGAATATGGCAATGAAATATTTGCAAAATATGATGAGATTTTAAAAAATTATTTAGACTGGGCTTGGATAATTCCGGTTGAGTCAGGAGATGCTAAGAAACTGGAGAGATTATTGGGCGATGAACTAATTAATAAAAAAGTAGCAATTTTAAATTATTATTCCCATAGACAATAAAAGGCTATTTTTCATGATAATACTAGTTATAACTGTAAAAATGGAAGAAAATCTGGGAAAGAAGTTTTTAAATAAGTGTATTGTTCGATTTTAATAAATAATAAGCAATACCATCCGTCTGTGTTGCGCAACATCGTACTACAATGAATATTTTTTCACAAAAAGAAAATCATCCATCGAATGAATGGAAGGTTTTAGTATACACGAGGTTAATGCCCCCTCTTTTATAATCAGAGGAGTGAGATTTTTTCTATGAATGTTTCTATTTTCTTATTGCTAGTCTAGTTTCTCTTACGATGAAATTGGGATTCTATTCCAGTTTTTATTGATTTGCTGATAAAATAACTTGAATGGTGGATATAAACATGATAAATAAGAGAAGAATAACAAAACGAGGTTGTGAAAAGATTCTCAAATGAGTATAATAGAAAGAAAAAGGAGGAAGAATCAATGAAAATAGCAATTGCAGGCGCTGGCGCAATGGGAAGTCGCTTTGGGTTGATGCTTCACCAAAGTGGGAACGAAGTATTATTAATCGATGGCTGGGCAGAACATGTCCAACAAATCAAAGAACATGGATTACAAGCAAATTTTAATGGTAAAGAGGTAGAAGCAAAACTACCAATCGTTCTTCAATCCGAAGTAGAAAAAGAAGATCAAGTTGATCTGATTATTCTATTTACCAAAGCGATGCAGCTGGAAAAAATGCTGCAGGATATCCAATCATTAATCAAAAAAGATACAGAGGTCTTATGTCTATTAAATGGTATCGGGCATGAAGATATTATTGAGAAATTTGTACCAATGGAAAATATCTATATTGGAAATACCATGTGGACGGCAGGTCTTGAAGGTCCTGGTCAGGTCAAATTATTTGGAAGTGGTTCAGTAGAATTACAAAATTTAGGTGATGGAAAAGAAGCAGCTGCAAAAAAATTAGCAGACAAATTGTCTGAATCAGGATTAAATGCTCATTTTTCTGACAATATTCACTATTCTATTTATCGCAAAGCATGTGTGAACGGAACAATGAACGGACTATGCACAATCTTAGACGTTAATATGGCTGAGCTAGGAAAAACATCGACTGCTCATAAAATGGTGGCGACGATTGTCAATGAGTTTGCCAAAGTAGCAGCAGTAGAGAAGATTGAACTAGATGTCCCAGAAGTCATTGCACATTGTGAATCTTGTTTTGACCCGGAAACAATTGGGTTACATTATCCTTCAATGTATCAAGACTTGATTAAGAACCATCGATTAACAGAAATCGATTATATCAATGGCGCAATTTCTAGAAAAGGGAAGAAATATGGTGTTGCGACGCCTTATTGTGATTTCTTGACTGAGCTTGTCCATGCAAAAGAAGATAGTTTGAACGTAAAATAAAGGAGAGATTGAATGGAAACTTCACAAAAAATATCACCGAAAATTTTTCTGAATAAAGTCCTCGCTGGTACAGCAACAGGAATCATTATTGGATTGATTCCTAATGCAGTATTAGGTGCCATTTTAAAATATTTTAGTGCGTATCCCTTTGCGGTAACGATCGCACAGTTAGCAGTTATTTTTCAACTAGCAACACCTTTGATCATTGGTGGTTTGATTGCCTTACAATTTGGATTTGATCCGATGAGAATGATGGTTGTAGCCGGAGCTTCTTTTGTTGGTTCTGGTGTAGTCAAATTCACACCTGATTTGGGTGAAACGGGTGTTTACGTTGGTGCTGGTACAGGCGATATTATTAATACGATGCTGACAGCATCGATTGCTGTCGGGCTGATTTTACTGATTGGAAATAGTTTTGGGTCAGTGTCGATTGTGTTAACACCGATTGTTGTAGGTGTAGGTGCAGGTTTACTTGGTTTTTATTTATTCCCTTTTGTAACAGCAATTACTTCTGCAATTGGATCATTGATTAATAACTTCACTACCTTACAACCGCTGTTAATGTCTATCTTGATTGGTTGTTCCTTTGCCTTTTTGATTATCTCTCCTATTTCAACAGTAGCAATCGGAATGGCAATCCAACTAGATGGTGTTTCTGCTGGTGCGGCTGCGATGGGCGTAGCTGCAACCACTTTTGTTTTAGTAGTGAACTCTTGGAAGGTTAATAAGTCAGGTGTGACAATTGCGATTGCTTTAGGCGCTATGAAGATGATGATGCCTAATTTATTTAGAAAACCTGTGATTCTTATTCCTTGTTTAGTTAGTGCAGTGATTACAGCTATTCCTGTCGCTCTATTTTCTATTTCAGGTACGCCTGCTTCTGCTGGTTTCGGCGTGGTCGGACTTGTTGGTCCGTTGGCTTCTTTAGATGCAGGGCTAAATGGCTTTCTTGTTGTTCTTTGTTGGTTAGTCATCCCTGTTTTTGCGGCACTAATTACTCAATTTTTATGCGAGAAAGTATTTAAACTGTATGATCGAGAAGAAGTCTTCAAATTTTTAGGCTAGTAGATTTTACTAAGAAATTTTCAATCAATGGATGCGTAAGTGAGATGTCAACAACATCTGACTTACGTTTTTTTGCCTTTTTGAGTAGGAGATTGATGCTGACAACTGAACTCTTCAGTGCCATTCGATTTTTTAAAATGTAGAAGAAACTCACCTTTATGTTATTGATTGTTCAAAAGGCAACTAGAATAAAAATATGTGTTAAAATGAGAAAAAATTTGATTGTTGGATGTATCGAATAATCACTAAAAAGTAGGGGAAGAAAATGATTTTTTTGCAAAAATATGGTTTTTATTTTTTATTATTAGGTGTGATTAGTGATTTATCGACACCGTATATCCTTGGCCTTTTTTATCCCAAACTGAATCAAATGACTACCGTAATTAGTGTGTTTGGTGACGTAGATAGTCCAGTCAGACGTGCTTTCTTGGTCTGGTCAGTTGTATCTGGACTTTTTTTTGTTCTTTCGTTGCCTGCGTTGTATCACCTATTTGTTGGAACATCAAAAACACTTGCAATACTTGTTGTTGCAACAGTTGGTTTATATGGGATAGGTGATTGTATTTTTACTGGCTTATTCAGTATCAATACGAATGAAAGCTCTTGGAATCTATCGACTTGGATCCATAATATAGGTTCTGGGCTAGGCTATGCAGGCTTTCTACTTTTCCCATTGTTACTTGTTCTGCTTTATCGTCAAAGTGGTCAAGGTACGCTTAGCCATTTTTATCTTGTTTTAACAGTTATTAGTTTACTAATTGCAGGTCTTTACGGATTAGCACGGATTCCGTCGATTAGTCAGTTTGCCTTCTTTAAGCAATTGGGCTTCTTTCAACGATTAAGTTTTTTCTTTAACTATTTGCCGATGATTTGTTTAAGTTTTTTTCAACTACGAAAGTAGAAAAAGCAGTGTGAAGCTGATTAAGTGGTTCTATGATATTTGGTGTTGTTACTCAAGGCGAGTAAGGACACCAAATATCATAGAACCCTTCTTTTTTTGTATAGATAAACTGCTTCTATCACTGATCATCGATGTTGTCTAACTGATGTCGCCGAATGCAAGCATTACCTTTGTCAGATTAAAAAATACTCGTTACACTTAATATAGAACGACGAAAGAAAGGATGATCTCAATGAAAAAAATGTACGAAACAGCAATGATCAATCGTGGAGGCCGTGATGGCGAAGTTGAGGCACCAAACGGAAGTATGCACATGAAGATCGACCGCCCAGGAATCCATAGTGAAGGGACAAATCCGGAACAACTTTTTGCGGCTGGATACGCATCTTGCTTCAACGGCGCGGTTCAACACATGCTGGAAGAAAATAATCTTGAGTCTGATTCTGAAGTCAAAGCACGGGTATCTTTATTTCAATTAGAAGATGGGGGCTACCAAATCGGGGTCGTTTTAGAAGTTTCTTTGCCAGGACTTGAGAAGGACCAAGCAGAGAAAATCGCAGAAGAAGCCCACGCATTTTGCCCATACTCTAAAGCAACAAGAGGCAATATTGATGTGGAAGTGACTATAGTAGAATAAGGGATTCTTAATGTTACTATAAATGAGATTATGAAAGATCCTATAAAGAAACGCTAGTAAAAGAAACATGTAGTTACGGTAATTAATAGCGGTATATGGACGATTGATCGAATAGAACAAGGAGGCAAAAAAATGACACAGCGGGTAGCAATAATGATTTTAGTGTTGCTGGTCATTGGCCTCCTTGTTTACTATGTCCTAAAGTTTAAGCATTGGAAGCAGCAACGGATACATCAGGATATTGAAAAAAAGTTAAAACGGTATCCTATTGTTCAAGCAGCTTGGGAAAAGGCTGAAGCAAAACAATATAACATTCCTGGATTAACAGAAACAAGAATGGTGGTGCCGGAAACCGGCGAAAATGAGGTTTGTCAATGGATGACGCCGCAAGGGTTGGCTTTTTCTCAAGATTTTGTGTTTATTTCTGCCTACTGCTATGACCATCAGCATCATTCTATTATTCATGTACTGGATAGAGAAACAGGACAGCCGATCAAACTGCTGATTTTACCTAAACGGCCACATGTAGGGGGCTTAGTATATGATACAAAACGGGAACTTTTATGGTTGACAATCACAGGATCTGCTACTGGACGAGTAGCCGCTTTACGTTTGATCGATATCTTAGCAGATACATCTGAAGAGACGGGACAGCCAATCGCTTATTGGCTGACAACTGATCTCTCAGAGATTCCACAAGCATCGTATTTGACTCAAAACAATGATCAACTGGTATCTGGCAACTTCACACTAAAAGGTGAAGGACAGTTGACTTTCTATCTATTGCCGACGATAGCTGAAATGAGAACAGCAATTCGCCGCAAAGACAAAATCCAACCAACCGTGACAATGAGCAGAAAAACATCTGATAAGATTCAAGGTGTGGCTTTTTATGGCCATTATCTCTTAGCCAGTCGTTCTTATGGTCCTTATACCTCGGAACTCTTAGTGTCCGAGCGGGACTCTCCTAGCCGGATCCTAAAACGAATCAAATTTCCACCGTATTTGGAACAAATCGTTGTTGTAGAAGATCGTCTAGCAGTATTGTTTGAAAGTGGCGCCGCAGCGTATCGCGAGAAAGCCAATCCTGTGTTAGCCAATGTTTTATTACTAGACTTAGCAACGTTGCTTCATGCAAATAAGCGTCCCAAAAAGATTGCTGCAACTAAAAAATAGTCGGACAACTCAAGATGATCACTGTTGTTCATAAAGAACGACAAGAAAAATCATCTAGCGATGTTCAACTATGGGTTTATTTAGGAAGTATTTCTACTAAGATTCAATATGGCTATACAGATTCGGCGAAAAAAAAAGGCAATGTTAAGTTTTTAAGAATCACAGATATACAAGAGGGACGTGTAAATTGGTCCAGTGTGCCTTACTGTGATATTAGTAATTCTAAACTAGTTGATTTAAGATTGGAAGAAAATGACATTTTGATAGCAAGGACAGGAGGAACTATGGGAAAAAGTTTCTTGGTTAAGGAAATAAGTGAGGAATCTGTTTTTGCTTCTTACTTGATTCGAATTAGGTTAGTTGAGAAATTATTATCAGAATACGTAGACTGCTTCTTAGACTCGCCATTATATTGGAAGTTATTAGAAAAAATTTCTTACGGAACTGGGCAACCAAATGTAAATGGTACAAATTTATCTAAACTACTTATACCATTACCACCTTTAGAAGAACAACAACGCATGACTACTAAAATAGAAATGATAAGAAGATCTATTCGTAGAATCAATTTTGAGTAAATATAACGGACCTAGCATCCATTTTATACCAGATGATGCTAGGTCTATTATTTATATTTTATGGAATTTAATTGATTTGTTCTAGTGTTTTAATATTATTACGACAGTAAAAAAATAGTTTGATTCTTCTAACATGAATAACCATCTAGAAGTGGAAATGTATAAAAGATTTATTTTATGAAGTTTTCCTAATATCATTCACTCATGATACGCAGCGCCTTATCATAAGTGAGACAAGAAGAATGAAAGATAGTAAAGTAGTAGTAAATAGTCATATCCAAGAAAGCGGATATGGCTGTTTTTTTTATGAAAGATGTTTGTTTCGCTAAAGAGATCGCAATCCACGCTCGGTAAATATAAGAGCCACATAATTAAGCTTTGAACTCATTAGTTAAGCAATTCGATGTTGGAACAATTCTTGGTGTTCAGACCATTACCTCCCTCTCTTATAATTTTAGTGCTTTTTTAAGTGAGAGTAAAAATAAATAACGATTTATTTAAAATTTAAGTTATACTAGATAAAGCAATCCATGAAAGGAGTATATAATTAAGTAATGCAAGTAAAGAAAAAAATAATATTGTCCATTCTCCTAGCAATTATTGCTGGACTTTATTCAATCAATTATTTTAGAAATGTTCATACTATTTCTACATCGGGGGATATTGCCTTCCATTTTGCTAGAGTCAAAGGGTTATCTTCAATTTTTTCTGGTCCAATCAATTTTACGACGTTTAATCATTATGGGAGCGGAGTGAATTATTTTTATCCCTACTTGACCTTTTTTCCGGCAGTCATTTTTTATTGGATAAGTAATAATTTAATCGTTAGTTATATCTTATATGTTTGGCTATTGAATGTTTGTACTATCATGCTGATGTTTCATTATGGACTAAAATTTTTAAAAAGAATCGATGCGGCTTTTATATTTAGCTGTTTATATACATTTTATGGGTACCGTACGATTGATATTTATCATCGTTCTGCTATTGCTGAAGCGATTGCACTTACGGTTATACCGATAGTTATGTATTATGCTTACGCACTGATTTATGAGAAAAAGCCATGTGCAATTCCATTAGCAGTCAGTATGAGCTTACTCATTTATACACATGTTCTTTCCACTTTTATGAGTGTAATAGCCGTTGGCTTACTAGTCTTAGGCGGCTTTGTAGTAAGTGAAACAAGAAAAAAAGAAAGCATCCGGTTGATTGTGGAGTTGTCAAAGGCAGTAGGAATGACGATTCTTTTAACAGCATACTTTTGGTATCCGATGTTCCGACAAATCATGGTTCAATCGATTAATGAGCCAGATAAAACGACCTTACAACACCAAGCATTAAATGTCTCGGATAGTTTGATTGGTGCGATGAATAATGACCTGACAACCTTTACGGTAGGAATCATTGGTATTATTTCTTTGATCTGTCCACTCTTCTTTTTTAAAGGATTTAATCGCAAAGAAAAAGTGATTTACCTTAGTGCGGTAGTCTCTTGGCTCTTATCCACCAAATTTTTTCCATGGTCTTTATTACAAAATACACCCATTCAAATGATTCAATTTCCTTGGCGAATCTTAGGCTTTCAAGTACTGTTTGGCTCGTTGATTTTATCGTTCGTTTTCATGAAGAGCACATCAGCTAAGCAAAGAAAAGTAGTTAATATAACGGCAATTGTTTTATTACTGTTGGCTGTATCTGCTGCAACAAAAGCAAACTATGAACATAAAGTTGTCACTCAGAGAGATCACTTGGTAATGAATCAAGAAAATCTTATTCGTTACACGACACTCCTTCCCGGAGGACTTTATGACTATGCACCCACGGAAGCATTACAATACAAAGAACATTTGCAGAATCATGAAGTAAGAATTGGCAAGGAATGGCATACTATGCCTTATCAAGTGATGGATTCGAAAATAGTCTATACAGTACATGAATCTAAAGGACAAAAAATAACGCTTCCTGTATTTGATTATTGGGGAACAGTCGCAAAAGTAAATGGACAAAAAAGAGAGATTGATAATAGTGAAGGACTAGTGTCGATTGAAGGAACACAAGGAGAAACAATCATTGAAGTTTCTTCCATTTATCCTCCAACTATGAAGTTAGCTTTTTTAATTAGTTTATGTAGTTACCTCTTTCTTTTAATTAGTTTTCTTATCAGGAAGTTACAACATATAAAAATAATGATCTGATTACATTTTTTTCAATATTAGCTTACTAGAGAATAAGAAAAAGTAAGTAATAAACCAAATTTAAACTTTATATTATAATAATGAAGCTTAATCTTCTTTATAGAGAATTGGGCTATTTTTAATGGCAAAGAGGGGAAGAAGATGTTTCAAAACAAAGGACAACGCTATGTTGTAAAAGGAGTAAAGGAATCTTACTGGAATCAAAAATCTTTATTGAGAAAATTATCTTTGAATTTAAGCACAAAGAAATGAAGGTACACTAGATAGCAATGAAGATATCTTTGTCATTAAACGTCGCTATTTTACACAAGTAAGTGATGATTTGATTCATGTCTTTTCCAATGAGTGGTTTGTTTCTGAGAAAAAATTACATGCTTCTAATCTGCAATATATGCCAGGTGAAGATCCAATTCCTAATATGAAAGCAATTATCAACAGTAAGGATT is from Enterococcus faecium and encodes:
- a CDS encoding 2-dehydropantoate 2-reductase, translated to MKIAIAGAGAMGSRFGLMLHQSGNEVLLIDGWAEHVQQIKEHGLQANFNGKEVEAKLPIVLQSEVEKEDQVDLIILFTKAMQLEKMLQDIQSLIKKDTEVLCLLNGIGHEDIIEKFVPMENIYIGNTMWTAGLEGPGQVKLFGSGSVELQNLGDGKEAAAKKLADKLSESGLNAHFSDNIHYSIYRKACVNGTMNGLCTILDVNMAELGKTSTAHKMVATIVNEFAKVAAVEKIELDVPEVIAHCESCFDPETIGLHYPSMYQDLIKNHRLTEIDYINGAISRKGKKYGVATPYCDFLTELVHAKEDSLNVK
- a CDS encoding restriction endonuclease subunit S; translation: MITVVHKERQEKSSSDVQLWVYLGSISTKIQYGYTDSAKKKGNVKFLRITDIQEGRVNWSSVPYCDISNSKLVDLRLEENDILIARTGGTMGKSFLVKEISEESVFASYLIRIRLVEKLLSEYVDCFLDSPLYWKLLEKISYGTGQPNVNGTNLSKLLIPLPPLEEQQRMTTKIEMIRRSIRRINFE
- a CDS encoding S1C family serine protease → MDRKNVTPKMKKSKNNSLWRKLGLGLVGGIVGGLLTAGIFYAAMGTGNNSSTATSGNQNSAGETVVENVKVNVDSDITKAVDKVQDAVVSVINLQSQNQSSGFGGLFGQQEESSSSDDSNLEAYSEGSGVIYKKDGNTAYVVTNNHVVDGQQGLEVLMKDGTKVKAELVGTDAYSDLAVLKINSDKVETVASFGDSSALKVGEPAIAIGSPLGSEYANSVTSGIISSLNRQVTSTNESNETVNINAIQTDAAINPGNSGGPLVNIEGQVIGINSSKIASTSESTSNVSVEGMGFAIPSNDVVNIINQLEKDGKVTRPALGITMVDLSAVSTQQQEQILKIPSSVTNGVIVTNVQTATPAEKAGLKQYDVITKIDDKEVSSGVELQSALYKKKVGDSVKITYYEGSKEKTTTVELTIDQSALKQNQNSEN
- the rlmH gene encoding 23S rRNA (pseudouridine(1915)-N(3))-methyltransferase RlmH, which produces MNIKIISVGKLKEKYLIQGINEYVKRLNAYAKIELIEVPDEKAPENLSEAQMRQVKEKEGERILAKIKEQEYVYALAIEGKNPTSESFAKQIDQLGIQGKSHLVFVIGGSLGLSEAVMKRSNAQISFGKMTYPHQLMRLILVEQIYRAFRINAGAPYHK
- a CDS encoding DUF998 domain-containing protein; amino-acid sequence: MIFLQKYGFYFLLLGVISDLSTPYILGLFYPKLNQMTTVISVFGDVDSPVRRAFLVWSVVSGLFFVLSLPALYHLFVGTSKTLAILVVATVGLYGIGDCIFTGLFSINTNESSWNLSTWIHNIGSGLGYAGFLLFPLLLVLLYRQSGQGTLSHFYLVLTVISLLIAGLYGLARIPSISQFAFFKQLGFFQRLSFFFNYLPMICLSFFQLRK
- a CDS encoding membrane protein; this encodes MQVKKKIILSILLAIIAGLYSINYFRNVHTISTSGDIAFHFARVKGLSSIFSGPINFTTFNHYGSGVNYFYPYLTFFPAVIFYWISNNLIVSYILYVWLLNVCTIMLMFHYGLKFLKRIDAAFIFSCLYTFYGYRTIDIYHRSAIAEAIALTVIPIVMYYAYALIYEKKPCAIPLAVSMSLLIYTHVLSTFMSVIAVGLLVLGGFVVSETRKKESIRLIVELSKAVGMTILLTAYFWYPMFRQIMVQSINEPDKTTLQHQALNVSDSLIGAMNNDLTTFTVGIIGIISLICPLFFFKGFNRKEKVIYLSAVVSWLLSTKFFPWSLLQNTPIQMIQFPWRILGFQVLFGSLILSFVFMKSTSAKQRKVVNITAIVLLLLAVSAATKANYEHKVVTQRDHLVMNQENLIRYTTLLPGGLYDYAPTEALQYKEHLQNHEVRIGKEWHTMPYQVMDSKIVYTVHESKGQKITLPVFDYWGTVAKVNGQKREIDNSEGLVSIEGTQGETIIEVSSIYPPTMKLAFLISLCSYLFLLISFLIRKLQHIKIMI
- a CDS encoding PTS sugar transporter subunit IIC, which encodes METSQKISPKIFLNKVLAGTATGIIIGLIPNAVLGAILKYFSAYPFAVTIAQLAVIFQLATPLIIGGLIALQFGFDPMRMMVVAGASFVGSGVVKFTPDLGETGVYVGAGTGDIINTMLTASIAVGLILLIGNSFGSVSIVLTPIVVGVGAGLLGFYLFPFVTAITSAIGSLINNFTTLQPLLMSILIGCSFAFLIISPISTVAIGMAIQLDGVSAGAAAMGVAATTFVLVVNSWKVNKSGVTIAIALGAMKMMMPNLFRKPVILIPCLVSAVITAIPVALFSISGTPASAGFGVVGLVGPLASLDAGLNGFLVVLCWLVIPVFAALITQFLCEKVFKLYDREEVFKFLG
- a CDS encoding organic hydroperoxide resistance protein, encoding MKKMYETAMINRGGRDGEVEAPNGSMHMKIDRPGIHSEGTNPEQLFAAGYASCFNGAVQHMLEENNLESDSEVKARVSLFQLEDGGYQIGVVLEVSLPGLEKDQAEKIAEEAHAFCPYSKATRGNIDVEVTIVE
- a CDS encoding DUF1456 family protein — protein: MNNNDRLLRLRYAIDLKDTDLIKAFELGGVPLTKEEAQAVLTKVQDKNKDNAENNVYEKTINNQVFDAFLNGLILLARGPQKDKPIVDTPQKSKEIKYINNVLLKKLKIALSMTTDDILDVFAEAEIYPSKGEIGAFLRKEGQRNFKPCGDKYMRNFLKGLGIYNRRKV